One window from the genome of Parafrankia irregularis encodes:
- a CDS encoding aspartate carbamoyltransferase catalytic subunit, giving the protein MKRHLLSTADLLLDDALLVLDTADRMARVADAPVRKLPTLRGRTVVNLFFEDSTRTRTSFEVAAKRLSADVINFSARGSSVSKGESLKDTAQTLEAMGADAVVCRHSASGAPHRLASWVRGSVVNAGDGTHEHPTQALLDAFTIRRRLGRLDGLAVTIVGDVLHSRVARSNIWLLTTLGAQVTVVAPPTLLPLGIDGWPVGVSYDLDAVLPKTDVVMMLRVQRERMSAAFFPSEREYSRRYGLDADRAALMPEHALVMHPGPMVRGMEIASSVADSPRSTVVDQVANGVSVRMAVLYLLLGGGTDRETT; this is encoded by the coding sequence GTGAAACGCCACCTGCTCTCCACCGCCGACCTGCTGCTGGACGACGCGCTGCTCGTGCTCGACACGGCGGACCGGATGGCGCGGGTCGCCGACGCGCCGGTCCGCAAGCTGCCGACACTTCGCGGCCGGACCGTCGTCAACCTCTTCTTCGAGGATTCCACCCGCACCCGCACCTCCTTCGAGGTCGCCGCCAAGAGACTCTCGGCCGATGTGATCAATTTTTCGGCGCGAGGGTCAAGCGTGTCGAAGGGCGAGAGCCTGAAGGACACGGCACAGACCCTGGAGGCCATGGGGGCGGATGCGGTGGTCTGTCGCCATTCGGCCAGTGGCGCGCCGCACCGGCTCGCCTCCTGGGTGCGCGGCAGCGTGGTGAACGCGGGGGATGGGACGCATGAGCATCCGACCCAGGCCCTGCTCGACGCGTTCACGATCCGCCGCCGGCTCGGCCGGCTGGACGGGCTCGCCGTCACGATCGTCGGGGACGTCCTGCACTCCCGGGTCGCGCGGTCGAACATCTGGCTGCTGACGACGCTGGGTGCGCAGGTCACCGTGGTCGCGCCGCCGACCCTGCTCCCGCTGGGCATCGACGGGTGGCCGGTCGGGGTCTCCTACGACCTCGACGCGGTGCTGCCCAAGACCGACGTCGTGATGATGTTGCGCGTGCAACGGGAACGGATGTCCGCGGCGTTCTTCCCCAGCGAGCGGGAGTACAGCCGGCGTTACGGCCTCGACGCGGACCGTGCCGCGCTCATGCCGGAGCACGCGCTGGTGATGCATCCCGGGCCGATGGTCCGGGGCATGGAGATCGCCTCCTCCGTGGCGGACTCACCGCGGTCGACGGTGGTCGACCAGGTGGCCAACGGGGTGAGTGTCCGGATGGCCGTCCTCTATCTGCTGCTGGGTGGCGGCACCGACCGGGAGACCACATGA
- the aroB gene encoding 3-dehydroquinate synthase, whose protein sequence is MPATKVSDVVRIEVAPAGDRSYEVVLGEGVLGELDVVAAGRTRVAVIHPRALRATAMTVVAALRAQAGAEAHAVEVPDGEEAKQLRVAGECWDTLGRLGFTRDDLVVGLGGGATTDLAGFVAAGWLRGVDVVQVPTTVLGMVDAAVGGKTGIDIDAGKNLVGAFHQPLRVLCDLTTLTTLPAVEVQAGLAEVVKAGFIADPRILELLEADPTGAAHLPELVERSIRVKAAVVSGDPREAGGREILNYGHTLAHAIEKIENFTWRHGAAVSVGMVFAAELSRRVAGLDDTTAARHRELLREIGLPVEYRGDRWPSLLDAMRVDKKARGRRLRFVVLEALGRARSFDDPEPEHLIAAYRAVAAGGAPVVEG, encoded by the coding sequence ATGCCGGCGACGAAGGTCTCTGATGTGGTCCGGATCGAGGTCGCCCCGGCCGGCGACCGCTCCTACGAGGTGGTGCTCGGCGAAGGGGTGCTCGGCGAGCTGGATGTGGTCGCCGCGGGGCGGACCAGGGTCGCGGTCATCCACCCACGTGCGTTGCGGGCCACCGCCATGACCGTTGTCGCCGCGCTGCGCGCGCAGGCGGGTGCGGAGGCGCACGCGGTGGAGGTGCCCGACGGCGAGGAGGCCAAGCAGCTCCGGGTCGCCGGTGAGTGCTGGGACACCCTCGGGCGCCTCGGGTTCACCCGGGACGACCTCGTCGTCGGCCTCGGCGGTGGGGCGACCACCGACCTGGCCGGATTCGTGGCCGCCGGCTGGCTGCGCGGTGTCGACGTGGTCCAGGTGCCGACGACGGTGCTCGGGATGGTCGACGCCGCGGTGGGTGGCAAGACCGGCATCGACATCGATGCGGGCAAGAACCTGGTCGGTGCGTTCCACCAGCCGCTGCGTGTCCTCTGCGATCTCACGACGCTGACGACCCTGCCCGCGGTGGAGGTCCAGGCCGGCCTGGCCGAGGTCGTCAAGGCGGGTTTCATCGCGGACCCGCGCATCCTCGAGCTGCTGGAGGCCGATCCGACCGGGGCGGCACATCTGCCCGAGCTGGTGGAGCGTTCGATCCGGGTCAAGGCGGCGGTGGTGTCCGGGGACCCCCGGGAGGCCGGGGGCAGGGAGATCCTCAACTACGGTCACACCCTCGCGCACGCCATCGAGAAGATCGAGAACTTCACCTGGCGTCACGGCGCCGCGGTCTCGGTCGGGATGGTGTTCGCCGCGGAGCTCTCCCGGCGGGTCGCGGGTCTTGATGACACCACCGCCGCGCGTCACCGTGAGCTGCTGCGGGAGATCGGGCTGCCGGTGGAGTACCGCGGGGACCGCTGGCCGAGCCTGCTCGACGCGATGCGGGTCGACAAGAAGGCACGCGGGCGCCGCCTGCGTTTCGTCGTGCTGGAGGCCCTTGGCCGGGCACGGTCGTTCGACGATCCGGAGCCGGAGCACCTGATCGCCGCGTATCGGGCCGTCGCGGCGGGAGGCGCGCCCGTGGTGGAGGGCTGA
- the efp gene encoding elongation factor P: MATTNDLKNGMTLDIDGVLWNVVGFQHVKPGKGGAFVRTTLKNVLSGKVVDRTFNAGVKVEVATVDRREMTYLYRDGADFVFMDSESYEQIPVPPDVVGTAADYMLENTTATVALHDDAPLYVELPASVELIISETDPGVQGDRSTGGTKPATVETGANIQVPLFIAKGEKVKVDTRDGRYLGRVTS; this comes from the coding sequence GTGGCGACAACGAACGACCTGAAGAACGGCATGACGCTCGACATCGACGGGGTGTTGTGGAACGTCGTCGGATTCCAGCACGTCAAGCCGGGCAAGGGCGGGGCGTTCGTCCGGACGACGCTGAAGAACGTGCTTTCCGGCAAAGTCGTCGACCGGACCTTCAACGCCGGCGTCAAGGTCGAGGTAGCGACGGTGGACCGTCGCGAGATGACCTATCTGTACCGAGATGGCGCGGATTTCGTGTTCATGGACAGTGAGTCCTACGAGCAGATTCCGGTCCCGCCGGACGTGGTGGGCACCGCCGCGGACTACATGCTCGAGAACACGACGGCGACGGTGGCGCTGCACGACGACGCACCGCTGTATGTGGAGCTGCCGGCCAGTGTCGAGCTGATCATCTCGGAGACCGACCCGGGTGTCCAGGGTGACCGGTCGACCGGCGGGACCAAGCCCGCAACCGTCGAGACGGGCGCGAACATCCAGGTTCCACTGTTCATCGCCAAGGGTGAGAAGGTCAAGGTCGACACCCGCGACGGTCGGTACCTCGGTCGGGTGACGAGCTGA
- the aroC gene encoding chorismate synthase: protein MVRWLTAGESHGPALVATVEGLPAGIRVSSAEIGDELARRRLGHGRGARMKFERDEVEMLGGIRHGASLGGPVSIVVRNTEWPKWQQVMSPDPIDPAELAGLGRNAPLTRPRPGHADLAGMQKYGFDDARPVLERASARETAARVALGTVAKALLRQAYGIEIVSHVVAIGAVEVPPGTPPPVSLSVVDADPVRCADPATSERMVAEIDAAHRDADTLGGIVEVLAYGCPPGLGSYVHGDRRLDARLAAELMGIQAIKGVEFGDGFRTARRRGSVAHDEIEPVEGPGLRVRRASDRAGGVEGGMTTGDPLRVRAAMKPISTLSRPLATIDVATGEPAVAIAQRSDVCAVPAAAVVAEAMVALVLADAALEKFGGDSVEETRRNCEGYLKSLAVH from the coding sequence ATGGTGCGCTGGTTGACGGCGGGGGAGTCCCACGGCCCCGCTCTGGTCGCGACAGTGGAGGGGCTGCCCGCGGGGATCCGCGTGTCCAGCGCGGAGATCGGAGACGAGCTTGCCCGCCGCAGGCTCGGCCACGGCCGTGGCGCGCGGATGAAGTTCGAGCGTGACGAGGTCGAGATGCTCGGTGGCATTCGCCACGGGGCCAGCCTCGGTGGGCCGGTCAGCATTGTCGTTCGCAACACCGAGTGGCCGAAGTGGCAGCAGGTGATGTCGCCCGACCCGATCGACCCGGCGGAGCTGGCGGGTCTGGGCCGCAACGCGCCGCTGACCCGCCCGCGGCCGGGTCACGCCGATCTCGCCGGCATGCAGAAGTACGGTTTCGACGACGCGCGGCCGGTGCTGGAGCGCGCCAGCGCGCGCGAGACCGCGGCGCGGGTGGCGCTGGGCACGGTCGCCAAGGCGCTGCTGCGCCAGGCGTATGGCATCGAGATCGTCTCGCACGTCGTGGCGATCGGCGCGGTGGAGGTCCCGCCGGGCACGCCACCGCCGGTCTCGCTCAGCGTGGTCGACGCCGACCCGGTGCGCTGCGCGGACCCGGCCACCAGCGAGCGCATGGTCGCCGAGATCGACGCCGCGCACCGCGACGCGGACACGCTCGGCGGCATAGTCGAGGTGCTCGCCTACGGCTGCCCGCCGGGGCTGGGGAGCTATGTCCACGGTGACCGCCGGCTTGACGCGCGGCTCGCGGCCGAGCTCATGGGCATTCAGGCCATCAAGGGCGTCGAGTTCGGTGACGGGTTCCGCACCGCCCGGCGGCGTGGGTCGGTCGCGCACGACGAGATCGAGCCCGTCGAGGGGCCCGGCCTGCGGGTGCGGCGGGCCAGCGATCGGGCCGGCGGGGTCGAGGGCGGGATGACGACCGGCGATCCACTGCGGGTCCGCGCGGCGATGAAGCCGATCTCGACGCTGTCGCGGCCACTGGCCACGATCGACGTGGCCACCGGCGAGCCCGCGGTGGCCATCGCCCAGCGGTCCGATGTCTGCGCGGTGCCCGCGGCCGCGGTGGTCGCGGAGGCGATGGTGGCGCTCGTGCTGGCCGACGCGGCACTGGAGAAGTTCGGGGGGGACTCCGTGGAGGAGACCCGGCGCAACTGCGAGGGCTACCTGAAGTCGTTGGCGGTGCACTGA
- the nusB gene encoding transcription antitermination factor NusB: MSARSKARKRALDILYEADMRSLRPMETLAARRAQSDPPVPDYASDLVEGVVAHLGDIDRHIASHAQGWAIDRMPPVDRNILRIAVLELFWRTDVPDGVVIDEAVRLAKTISTERSPAFVNGLLASLLQEKPELLREGTESAGPAGAAGEDAAPAEAVARTEPAES; the protein is encoded by the coding sequence CTGAGCGCCAGGTCCAAGGCGCGAAAGCGCGCGCTCGACATTCTCTACGAGGCGGACATGCGGTCGTTGCGGCCGATGGAGACCCTGGCCGCCCGCCGTGCGCAGTCCGACCCCCCGGTGCCTGACTACGCCTCCGACCTGGTCGAAGGCGTGGTCGCGCATCTTGGCGACATCGACCGCCATATCGCCAGCCATGCGCAGGGGTGGGCGATCGACCGGATGCCTCCGGTCGATCGCAACATCCTGCGGATCGCGGTGCTCGAACTGTTCTGGCGGACCGACGTGCCAGACGGCGTCGTCATCGACGAGGCGGTGCGGCTGGCGAAGACCATCTCCACCGAGCGGTCGCCCGCGTTCGTGAACGGGCTGCTGGCCAGCCTGCTGCAGGAGAAGCCCGAGCTGCTGCGGGAGGGCACTGAATCGGCCGGACCGGCGGGGGCTGCTGGCGAGGATGCGGCGCCGGCCGAAGCCGTGGCGCGCACGGAGCCGGCCGAGAGCTGA
- the pyrR gene encoding bifunctional pyr operon transcriptional regulator/uracil phosphoribosyltransferase PyrR — MAAAAQGDPARNTPGNMPGATSRPPAEDPDGPVDVVGRTSDDDSVAGPRGRADRPGLSRTVLSAADMNRVVSRMAHQVLEKTSGGDGVLLLGIPTRGVPLAQRLARRVAAVEGVNLPVGSLDPTMYRDDLRLRGVRPLEVTEIPECGVDGMVVILVDDVLYSGRTVRAALDALSAYGRPRAVQLAVLVDRGHRELPIRADYVGKNMPTSRRESVAVRLREVDGADAVLIVSADAL, encoded by the coding sequence GTGGCTGCGGCCGCGCAAGGCGATCCTGCCCGTAACACTCCCGGAAACATGCCGGGGGCCACCTCGCGCCCACCTGCCGAGGACCCCGACGGCCCGGTGGACGTGGTGGGCCGGACCAGCGACGATGACTCTGTGGCCGGGCCGCGCGGGCGTGCCGACCGGCCGGGCCTGAGCCGTACTGTGCTCTCCGCCGCCGATATGAACCGGGTTGTGAGCCGGATGGCGCACCAGGTGCTGGAGAAGACCTCGGGCGGTGACGGTGTGCTCCTGCTCGGCATCCCGACCCGTGGTGTTCCGCTCGCGCAGCGGCTCGCGCGCAGAGTGGCCGCGGTCGAAGGCGTGAATCTGCCGGTCGGTTCGCTCGACCCGACGATGTACCGGGACGACCTGCGGCTGCGCGGAGTTCGCCCACTCGAGGTGACCGAGATCCCGGAATGCGGAGTGGACGGAATGGTCGTCATTCTCGTCGATGACGTCCTGTACTCGGGCCGCACCGTCCGGGCCGCGCTCGACGCACTCTCGGCCTATGGCCGGCCGCGTGCGGTCCAGCTCGCCGTGCTGGTCGATCGAGGCCACCGCGAGCTCCCCATCCGAGCTGACTACGTGGGGAAGAACATGCCCACCTCGCGACGCGAGTCGGTCGCCGTTCGGCTGCGTGAGGTCGACGGCGCGGACGCCGTGCTCATCGTCTCCGCGGACGCGCTGTGA
- a CDS encoding transcriptional regulator BldD, which produces MSDYAKALGARLRAIRTQQGLSLHGVEEKSHGRWKAVVVGSYERGDRAVTVQRLSELAEFYGVPVGELLPEGSTVAPLEQSPRIVLDLERLAQVPKEQGGPLARYAATIQSQRGDYNGRVLSIRYEDLRSLAVIYDTSPSKLTEQLVSWGVLSPEQGSEPAASDA; this is translated from the coding sequence ATGTCCGACTATGCGAAGGCGCTCGGTGCTCGGCTGCGCGCGATACGCACCCAGCAGGGGCTCTCGCTCCATGGCGTCGAGGAGAAGTCGCACGGTCGGTGGAAGGCCGTCGTGGTGGGCTCCTACGAGCGAGGGGACCGCGCGGTAACCGTCCAGCGGCTCTCTGAGCTGGCCGAGTTCTACGGCGTTCCGGTCGGCGAGCTTCTCCCCGAGGGCTCGACCGTGGCGCCGCTGGAGCAGTCGCCGCGCATCGTCCTCGACCTGGAGCGTCTCGCGCAGGTTCCCAAGGAGCAGGGCGGTCCGCTGGCCCGGTACGCGGCCACGATCCAGAGCCAGCGCGGCGACTACAACGGGCGCGTGCTCTCTATCCGTTACGAGGACCTGCGCTCCCTCGCGGTGATCTACGACACCTCGCCGAGCAAGCTCACCGAGCAGCTCGTGTCGTGGGGCGTGCTTTCACCCGAGCAGGGCAGCGAGCCGGCCGCGTCCGACGCCTAG
- a CDS encoding shikimate kinase produces MRTGHEAPAATDSAVADSDVADSGAVGSGAVGSGAAAGAAVGSGEQVRPGPLAVLVGAPGAGKSTVGVALARRIGVEFRDTDLDVESNLGMSVSDVFVEHGEEYFRAAERSAVLAALAEHTGVLALGGGAVLDADVRAALAGHWVVYLDVSASAAARRVGLARDRPLLVEGPRTRLAALLKARRPLYEEVAALTVDTGALEVEDVVAAILVELAGRMSR; encoded by the coding sequence ATGCGAACCGGGCACGAGGCCCCGGCGGCCACGGACAGCGCGGTTGCCGACAGCGATGTGGCCGACAGCGGGGCGGTCGGCAGCGGGGCGGTCGGCAGCGGGGCGGCGGCGGGTGCGGCCGTGGGCTCAGGGGAGCAGGTTCGTCCGGGTCCGCTCGCGGTCCTGGTCGGCGCGCCGGGTGCGGGGAAGAGCACGGTCGGGGTGGCGCTCGCGCGGAGGATCGGTGTGGAGTTCCGTGACACCGACCTGGACGTCGAGTCCAACCTCGGGATGAGTGTCTCCGACGTGTTCGTCGAGCACGGCGAGGAGTATTTCCGCGCGGCCGAGCGGTCCGCGGTGCTGGCGGCCCTGGCGGAGCACACCGGTGTACTGGCGCTCGGCGGCGGGGCGGTGCTCGACGCCGACGTCCGTGCCGCGCTGGCCGGGCACTGGGTCGTCTACCTCGATGTCAGCGCCTCCGCCGCGGCCAGGAGGGTGGGGCTCGCCCGTGACCGGCCTCTTCTCGTCGAGGGCCCGCGTACCCGGCTGGCCGCGTTGCTGAAGGCCCGGCGCCCGCTCTACGAGGAGGTGGCCGCCCTCACGGTCGACACCGGTGCCCTCGAGGTCGAGGACGTCGTGGCGGCGATCCTGGTCGAACTCGCGGGGAGGATGAGCCGCTGA
- a CDS encoding dihydroorotase codes for MTSVIVLRGVSPLGGDPRDLVIAGGRIAAVTPPGGGEHTSVVADAADGAAGGTRRGPLIVDGAGLIALPGFVDLHTHLREPGREDAETVESGTRAAALGGYTAVFAMANTDPVADTAGVVEQVWRLGQDAGHCEVRPVGAVTKGLAGSQLAELGAMATSAAAVRMFSDDGHCVSDALLMRRALEYVKAFDGVVAQHAEEPRLTAGAQMNEGAMAACLGLPGWPAVAEEAIIARDALLAGHVDSRLHVCHVSTAGSVEIIRWAKAKGWRVTAEVTPHHLLLTEDLVASYDPVYKVNPPLRTKADTEALRAGLADGTIDCVATDHAPHAPEDKETEWAAARPGMLGLETALSVVIETMVTTGHLDWAGVADRLAAAPARIGGVTDTVLDVAQFAQVGTPATLTLLDPRAQRVIDPAGFASRSTNTPYRGRTLPGVIRATFLRGRPTVLDGKIV; via the coding sequence ATGACATCGGTGATCGTGCTGCGTGGCGTCAGTCCCCTGGGGGGCGACCCCCGAGACCTGGTGATCGCGGGTGGGCGGATCGCCGCGGTCACGCCGCCCGGCGGCGGTGAGCACACCAGCGTCGTCGCGGACGCCGCCGACGGTGCGGCTGGCGGAACCCGGCGCGGCCCGCTGATCGTCGACGGCGCGGGCCTCATCGCACTGCCCGGGTTCGTCGACCTGCACACACATCTGCGCGAGCCTGGGCGCGAGGATGCCGAGACCGTCGAGTCGGGCACGCGGGCCGCGGCGCTGGGTGGCTACACGGCGGTGTTCGCGATGGCGAACACCGACCCGGTCGCGGACACCGCCGGAGTGGTGGAGCAGGTGTGGCGGCTCGGCCAGGACGCCGGGCACTGCGAGGTGCGTCCGGTCGGTGCCGTGACCAAGGGGCTCGCCGGCTCCCAGCTCGCCGAGCTGGGAGCCATGGCGACGTCCGCGGCCGCCGTGCGGATGTTCTCCGACGACGGGCACTGCGTGTCCGACGCACTGCTCATGCGTCGCGCGCTGGAGTACGTCAAGGCGTTCGACGGCGTGGTCGCGCAGCACGCGGAGGAGCCTCGGCTCACCGCCGGGGCGCAGATGAACGAGGGCGCGATGGCCGCCTGCCTCGGCCTGCCCGGCTGGCCCGCGGTCGCCGAGGAGGCGATCATCGCGCGTGACGCGCTGCTCGCCGGCCATGTCGACTCGCGCCTGCACGTCTGTCACGTCTCCACGGCCGGCTCGGTCGAGATCATCCGGTGGGCGAAGGCGAAGGGGTGGCGGGTCACCGCCGAGGTGACCCCGCACCACCTGCTACTCACCGAAGATCTGGTGGCTTCGTACGACCCGGTGTACAAGGTCAATCCGCCGTTGCGCACCAAAGCCGACACAGAGGCACTGCGAGCCGGGCTGGCGGACGGCACGATCGACTGTGTGGCAACTGATCACGCCCCGCACGCACCAGAGGACAAGGAAACCGAGTGGGCCGCCGCTCGGCCGGGGATGCTCGGGCTCGAGACGGCGCTGTCGGTGGTGATCGAGACGATGGTCACGACCGGGCATCTCGACTGGGCCGGTGTGGCCGACCGCCTGGCAGCCGCGCCCGCGCGGATCGGCGGGGTGACCGACACCGTGCTGGACGTCGCGCAGTTCGCGCAGGTGGGTACGCCCGCGACGCTGACACTGCTCGATCCGCGGGCGCAGCGGGTGATCGACCCGGCCGGCTTCGCCAGCCGGAGCACGAACACCCCGTACCGTGGCCGCACCCTCCCCGGGGTGATCCGCGCGACGTTCCTCCGGGGCCGTCCCACCGTGCTCGACGGGAAGATCGTATGA